In one Magallana gigas chromosome 7, xbMagGiga1.1, whole genome shotgun sequence genomic region, the following are encoded:
- the LOC105344171 gene encoding uncharacterized protein isoform X2 produces the protein MPCEMAGRVIKVEVDDIREILRRVSPYIVRQWKEVCRELGVPETELLEIETTSYSKKISTLAYRGLCLWFEQMGKLATKEKLISVLKKNGLRRAEEEVENLTIKQLTVRPLSSPKISTRVRSAKRRKSSGNPPSLQRLRSGSAKCTRIRSAKLKYTKEEKPSDLSLRLRVSQIASQEDVNGYWREKCRDLCESFYTYVADNCEDYVIGLEHALDMSDVVVNDVRRDTVIIASVQCGNLGALESINQMYKSKRLTSLCQAVFINEQVLKSLGIKSLTLDLSIDPDDLEECRDYLLSRKFKESTIFHPTDALAAPRNEEPSIERIPQLSEKQKRRTKDMSGCQSRFILKLEKLKRRYTAFEEHTNEFLRTLQIVLPKGQESISNLAGLIRLHSYLLSSSGVGSGVRTDLVREYLAIVNNIRLYLENFREECDEMLSDSESDDGDSDYSGKIVKCLIENVEDMLQVDHIFEEDTTVLDRKLSSYEQTFCGMLCYIPLLCEKLSTVLYTLPTNTNVQPKPSTCT, from the exons ATGCCTTGTGAAATGGCAGGAAGAGTCATCAAGGTGGAAGTTGACG ATATTCGTGAAATTTTGCGCAGAGTTTCACCGTACATTGTTCGTCAGTGGAAAGAAGTTTGCCGTGAACTGGGTGTACCGGAAACGGAGTTACTCGAAATTGAGACGACTAGTTACAGTAAAAAGATATCGACCTTGGCGTATCGTGGTTTGTGTCTCTGGTTTGAACAAATGGGCAAGCTGGCGACAAAGGAAAAACTCATCTCTGTACTTAAGAAAAATGGTCTACGAAGAGCCGAag AGGAGGTGGAGAACCTCACGATCAAACAACTGACTGTCCGCCCGCTGTCGTCACCGAAGATCTCCACAAGGGTCCGGTCTGCTAAGAGAAGGAAATCGTCGG GTAACCCTCCTTCTTTGCAAAGACTAAGAAGCGGCAGTGCCAAATGTACCAGAATCCGGTCGGCGAAACTTAAGTACACAAAGGAAGAAAAACCAA GTGACCTATCACTTCGTTTAAGAGTGTCCCAAATAGCTTCCCAGGAGGATGTAAATGGATATTGGCGGGAAAAGTGTCGAGACCTTTGTGAATCGTTTTATACATATGTCGCAGACAATTGTGAAGATTACGTCATTGGGTTGGAGCATGCGCTTGACATGTCAGACGTCGTTGTCAATGACGTCAGAAGAGATACCGTGATTATAGCGAGTGTTCAGTGTGGAAATCTGGGAGCGCTGGAATCGATCAACCAGATGTACAAATCCAAACGACTTACTTCCCTTTGTCAAGCAGTATTCATAAatgaacaagttttaaaaagtcTGGGAATTAAAAGTTTGACATTAGATTTAAGTATCGACCCAGATGATTTAGAGGAATGTAGGGACTATTTGTTATCAAGGAAGTTCAAGGAAAGCACGATATTTCATCCTACGGATGCGTTAGCTGCTCCGCGCAACGAAGAGCCAAGCATAGAGCGGATACCGCAATTGTCAG agAAACAGAAAAGAAGAACCAAAGATATGTCTGGATGTCAATCGCGCTTTATATTGAAACTGGAAAAATTGAAACGACGGTACACTGCTTTTGAAGAACATACCAACGAGTTTTTGAGAACACTGCAAATTGTGCTTCCGAAAGGCCAAGAGAGTATTTCTAACCTTGCTGGCCTAATTCGTCTCCATTCCTACTTATTGTCTTCATCAGGTGTCGGGTCAGGGGTTCGAACCGATCTAGTTCGCGAATATCTTGCCATAGTCAACAACATCCGGTTATATTTGGAGAACTTCCGGGAGGAATGTGACGAGATGCTGAGTGACAGTGAAAGTGATGACGGTGATTCAGATTATTCCGGAAAAATTGTCAAGTGTTTGATCGAAAATGTGGAAGACATGTTACAGGTGGACCACATATTTGAAGAAGACACCACAGTGTTGGACCGGAAATTGAGTTCTTATGAGCAGACATTTTGTGGAATGTTGTGTTACATTCCCCTTCTGTGTGAAAAATTATCCACGGTTCTTTACACGTTGCCAACAAATACAAATGTTCAGCCAaaaccaagtacatgtacttaa
- the LOC105344171 gene encoding uncharacterized protein isoform X1 produces the protein MPCEMAGRVIKVEVDDIREILRRVSPYIVRQWKEVCRELGVPETELLEIETTSYSKKISTLAYRGLCLWFEQMGKLATKEKLISVLKKNGLRRAEEEVENLTIKQLTVRPLSSPKISTRVRSAKRRKSSAGNPPSLQRLRSGSAKCTRIRSAKLKYTKEEKPSDLSLRLRVSQIASQEDVNGYWREKCRDLCESFYTYVADNCEDYVIGLEHALDMSDVVVNDVRRDTVIIASVQCGNLGALESINQMYKSKRLTSLCQAVFINEQVLKSLGIKSLTLDLSIDPDDLEECRDYLLSRKFKESTIFHPTDALAAPRNEEPSIERIPQLSEKQKRRTKDMSGCQSRFILKLEKLKRRYTAFEEHTNEFLRTLQIVLPKGQESISNLAGLIRLHSYLLSSSGVGSGVRTDLVREYLAIVNNIRLYLENFREECDEMLSDSESDDGDSDYSGKIVKCLIENVEDMLQVDHIFEEDTTVLDRKLSSYEQTFCGMLCYIPLLCEKLSTVLYTLPTNTNVQPKPSTCT, from the exons ATGCCTTGTGAAATGGCAGGAAGAGTCATCAAGGTGGAAGTTGACG ATATTCGTGAAATTTTGCGCAGAGTTTCACCGTACATTGTTCGTCAGTGGAAAGAAGTTTGCCGTGAACTGGGTGTACCGGAAACGGAGTTACTCGAAATTGAGACGACTAGTTACAGTAAAAAGATATCGACCTTGGCGTATCGTGGTTTGTGTCTCTGGTTTGAACAAATGGGCAAGCTGGCGACAAAGGAAAAACTCATCTCTGTACTTAAGAAAAATGGTCTACGAAGAGCCGAag AGGAGGTGGAGAACCTCACGATCAAACAACTGACTGTCCGCCCGCTGTCGTCACCGAAGATCTCCACAAGGGTCCGGTCTGCTAAGAGAAGGAAATCGTCG GCAGGTAACCCTCCTTCTTTGCAAAGACTAAGAAGCGGCAGTGCCAAATGTACCAGAATCCGGTCGGCGAAACTTAAGTACACAAAGGAAGAAAAACCAA GTGACCTATCACTTCGTTTAAGAGTGTCCCAAATAGCTTCCCAGGAGGATGTAAATGGATATTGGCGGGAAAAGTGTCGAGACCTTTGTGAATCGTTTTATACATATGTCGCAGACAATTGTGAAGATTACGTCATTGGGTTGGAGCATGCGCTTGACATGTCAGACGTCGTTGTCAATGACGTCAGAAGAGATACCGTGATTATAGCGAGTGTTCAGTGTGGAAATCTGGGAGCGCTGGAATCGATCAACCAGATGTACAAATCCAAACGACTTACTTCCCTTTGTCAAGCAGTATTCATAAatgaacaagttttaaaaagtcTGGGAATTAAAAGTTTGACATTAGATTTAAGTATCGACCCAGATGATTTAGAGGAATGTAGGGACTATTTGTTATCAAGGAAGTTCAAGGAAAGCACGATATTTCATCCTACGGATGCGTTAGCTGCTCCGCGCAACGAAGAGCCAAGCATAGAGCGGATACCGCAATTGTCAG agAAACAGAAAAGAAGAACCAAAGATATGTCTGGATGTCAATCGCGCTTTATATTGAAACTGGAAAAATTGAAACGACGGTACACTGCTTTTGAAGAACATACCAACGAGTTTTTGAGAACACTGCAAATTGTGCTTCCGAAAGGCCAAGAGAGTATTTCTAACCTTGCTGGCCTAATTCGTCTCCATTCCTACTTATTGTCTTCATCAGGTGTCGGGTCAGGGGTTCGAACCGATCTAGTTCGCGAATATCTTGCCATAGTCAACAACATCCGGTTATATTTGGAGAACTTCCGGGAGGAATGTGACGAGATGCTGAGTGACAGTGAAAGTGATGACGGTGATTCAGATTATTCCGGAAAAATTGTCAAGTGTTTGATCGAAAATGTGGAAGACATGTTACAGGTGGACCACATATTTGAAGAAGACACCACAGTGTTGGACCGGAAATTGAGTTCTTATGAGCAGACATTTTGTGGAATGTTGTGTTACATTCCCCTTCTGTGTGAAAAATTATCCACGGTTCTTTACACGTTGCCAACAAATACAAATGTTCAGCCAaaaccaagtacatgtacttaa